The following proteins are co-located in the Microcebus murinus isolate Inina chromosome 21, M.murinus_Inina_mat1.0, whole genome shotgun sequence genome:
- the IGIP gene encoding IgA-inducing protein homolog translates to MCSYYHMKKRSVSGCNITIFAVMFSHLSAGNSPCGNQANVLCISRLEFVQYQS, encoded by the coding sequence atgtgcagttatTATCACATGAAGAAGCGCAGTGTGTCGGGCTGTAATATAACCATATTTGCTGTCATGTTCTCCCATCTCAGTGCTGGGAACTCACCATGTGGAAACCAAGCAAACGTGTTGTGCATCAGCCGGCTTGAGTTTGTTCAATATCAAAGCTGA